A genomic region of Chelmon rostratus isolate fCheRos1 chromosome 8, fCheRos1.pri, whole genome shotgun sequence contains the following coding sequences:
- the LOC121610893 gene encoding RIIa domain-containing protein 1, with amino-acid sequence MAGKGGLARLDVGVLTAEQQEKLRQFKIQTRIDNEKYLRSHPEVKVLIGDFMRDVLLKRPDDIQEFAADYFTKTNLHMVIGSKMEGNSDVE; translated from the exons ATGGCGGGGAAAGGCGGCTTGGCGAGACTGGACGTCGGCGTTTTAACCGCTGAGCAGCAAGAGAAACTGCGGCAGTTCAAG ATCCAGACGAGAATCGACAACGAGAAGTATTTGAGGTCGCATCCAGAGGTGAAGGTTTTGATAGGCGACTTTATGAG AGACGTGCTTCTTAAAAGGCCTGATGATATCCAAGAGTTTGCTGCAG ATTACTTCACCAAAACAAACCTTCATATGGTTATTGGCTCCAAAATGGAAGGAAATAGTGACGTGGAGTGA
- the il6r gene encoding interleukin-6 receptor subunit alpha isoform X2: MRNLLPLLCVLCATPVHSIFDGTCLKKDPPPGALVLSPGSKLVLTCSGHVTVDGVKVRNSSNTKRRGSPSGATPTAVNVVNNPGVPVDSDKPAMQNALSDGYRSNPTEARDNRGLRHTDTGHTASPSAHVVQPTSVQRLLKGGEMDGEADYEEEEEEGEEGSRVTRGIKWKTQWRWSGKTVGKGDQGEISFERTGATLSLSSVRLADSGKYMCYHRGRERFSLKVIVADPPESPSLSCYKKSPSSKIRCEWTPQKPVTIQPKCYLLLSKSSTQAFLRLQCSYSSRASRCWCALDHDEDELRTVHLAYLCVTSIAGNATSPLVDFTPLRILKPDPPSNVSVRPVERQATRMKVTWSLPTSWKSQDNYYELIYEIKYKPLRSSFYHEQIHKIKGQRSHTITDAMPGVEYLIQLRTKEEYDGVWSDWSTPVCAIGGADQNGDLTTTLFPVYIDTEGSGPDGSVTDVPSVAAVPTDSAVVSPHVLWISALFVLLSVILAAYIFRHKDRFMSKLQSLSVVTQCGGSPQPPPSAPTAPEGQALVTFGPPIYNEPPPSEVEEWGEENEEHCRNERIEAMHFNNTSYFFLQQY; this comes from the exons ACCCTCCCCCTGGTGCCTTGGTTTTATCCCCAGGCAGTAAGTTGGTTCTGACCTGCAGCGGTCATGTGACGGTGGACGGAGTGAAGGTGAGGAACAGCTCGAACACCAAGAGAAGAGGCAGCCCCTCGGGGGCGACCCCGACCGCTGTAAACGTCGTAAACAACCCTGGAGTTCCCGTGGACAGTGACAAACCTGCCATGCAGAATGCTCTGAGCGATGGCTACCGCTCTAACCCTACTGAGGCAAGAGACAACAGAggcctcagacacacagacacaggacacacagcttctccctctgctcATGTGGTCCAGCCAACCAGTGTGCAAAGACTGCTAAAGGGCGGAGAGATGGATGGTGAGGCTGAttatgaggaagaggaggaggagggggaggaagggagcAGGGTTACAAGGGGCATAAAGTGGAAGACTCAGTGGAGGTGGAGCGGGAAGACGGTGGGAAAAGGAGACCAGGGGGAAATCTCATTTGAGAGGACAGGGGCtacactgtctctgtcctctgtaaGACTGGCGGACTCTGGGAAGTACATGTGCTatcacagaggcagagagaggttCTCCTTAAAGGTGATCGTCGCAG ATCCTCCAGAGAGTCCAAGCCTGTCCTGCTACAAAAAGTCACCCAGCAGTAAGATTCGCTGTGAGTGGACGCCTCAGAAGCCCGTCACTATACAACCGAAGTGTTACCTCTTACTCAGCAAAAG CTCCACACAGGCCTTCCTTCGCTTGCAGTGCTCGTACTCATCTCGGGCCTCCCGCTGTTGGTGCGCCCTGGACCACGATGAGGACGAGCTGAGAACCGTTCACTTGGCCTACCTGTGTGTTACAAGCATCGCGGGCAACGCCACCAGCCCCCTGGTGGACTTCACGCCTCTGCGCATTC TAAAGCCTGACCCTCCGTCAAATGTGTCAGTCCGACCGGTGGAGAGACAGGCGACGAGGATGAAGGTCACCTGGAGTCTCCCGACCTCCTGGAAGTCTCAAGACAACTATTATGAACTAATCTATGAGATCAAATACAAACCTCTCAGGTCCTCGTTTTATCACGAGCAG ATACACAAGATTAAGGGCCAGCGGTCCCACACTATCACTGATGCAATGCCTGGTGTTGAGTACCTGATACAGCTCAGAACTAAGGAGGAGTATGATGGTGTGTGGAGTGACTGGAGCACACCTGTCTGTGCCATTGGTGGGGCAG ATCAAAACGGTGATCTGACTACCACATTG TTTCCAGTCTATATAGACACAGAGGGCTCTGGTCCAGATGGCAGTGTGACTGATG TACCTTCAGTTGCTGCAGTTCCAACAGACTCTGCGGTGGTGTCACCTCACGTCCTGTGGATCTCGGCTTTATTTGTTCTCTTGTCAGTCATTTTGGCTGCCTACATATTCAG ACACAAGGACCGATTCATGTCTAAACTCCAGAGTCTGAGTGTCGTCACCCAGTGTGGAGGCTCACCTCAGCCTCCGCCCTCCGCCCCAACAGCTCCAGAAGGGCAAGCTCTGGTGACCTTTGGCCCTCCAATTTACAATGAACCCCCACCGAGTGAAGTGGAAGAATGgggagaagaaaatgaagaacaCTGCAGGAATGAGAGGATAGAAGCCATGCACTTTAACAACACAAGTTACTTCTTTCTGCAGCAGTACTGA
- the il6r gene encoding interleukin-6 receptor subunit alpha isoform X1: MRNLLPLLCVLCATPVHSIFDGTCLKKDPPPGALVLSPGSKLVLTCSGHVTVDGVKVRNSSNTKRRGSPSGATPTAVNVVNNPGVPVDSDKPAMQNALSDGYRSNPTEARDNRGLRHTDTGHTASPSAHVVQPTSVQRLLKGGEMDGEADYEEEEEEGEEGSRVTRGIKWKTQWRWSGKTVGKGDQGEISFERTGATLSLSSVRLADSGKYMCYHRGRERFSLKVIVADPPESPSLSCYKKSPSSKIRCEWTPQKPVTIQPKCYLLLSKRKQLTVERGLGMRGERGPGHSDSHTSSTQAFLRLQCSYSSRASRCWCALDHDEDELRTVHLAYLCVTSIAGNATSPLVDFTPLRILKPDPPSNVSVRPVERQATRMKVTWSLPTSWKSQDNYYELIYEIKYKPLRSSFYHEQIHKIKGQRSHTITDAMPGVEYLIQLRTKEEYDGVWSDWSTPVCAIGGADQNGDLTTTLFPVYIDTEGSGPDGSVTDVPSVAAVPTDSAVVSPHVLWISALFVLLSVILAAYIFRHKDRFMSKLQSLSVVTQCGGSPQPPPSAPTAPEGQALVTFGPPIYNEPPPSEVEEWGEENEEHCRNERIEAMHFNNTSYFFLQQY, translated from the exons ACCCTCCCCCTGGTGCCTTGGTTTTATCCCCAGGCAGTAAGTTGGTTCTGACCTGCAGCGGTCATGTGACGGTGGACGGAGTGAAGGTGAGGAACAGCTCGAACACCAAGAGAAGAGGCAGCCCCTCGGGGGCGACCCCGACCGCTGTAAACGTCGTAAACAACCCTGGAGTTCCCGTGGACAGTGACAAACCTGCCATGCAGAATGCTCTGAGCGATGGCTACCGCTCTAACCCTACTGAGGCAAGAGACAACAGAggcctcagacacacagacacaggacacacagcttctccctctgctcATGTGGTCCAGCCAACCAGTGTGCAAAGACTGCTAAAGGGCGGAGAGATGGATGGTGAGGCTGAttatgaggaagaggaggaggagggggaggaagggagcAGGGTTACAAGGGGCATAAAGTGGAAGACTCAGTGGAGGTGGAGCGGGAAGACGGTGGGAAAAGGAGACCAGGGGGAAATCTCATTTGAGAGGACAGGGGCtacactgtctctgtcctctgtaaGACTGGCGGACTCTGGGAAGTACATGTGCTatcacagaggcagagagaggttCTCCTTAAAGGTGATCGTCGCAG ATCCTCCAGAGAGTCCAAGCCTGTCCTGCTACAAAAAGTCACCCAGCAGTAAGATTCGCTGTGAGTGGACGCCTCAGAAGCCCGTCACTATACAACCGAAGTGTTACCTCTTACTCAGCAAAAG AAAGCAGCTGACAGTGGAGAGAGGACTGggaatgaggggagagagaggtcCGGGCCACTCTGATTCACATACCAG CTCCACACAGGCCTTCCTTCGCTTGCAGTGCTCGTACTCATCTCGGGCCTCCCGCTGTTGGTGCGCCCTGGACCACGATGAGGACGAGCTGAGAACCGTTCACTTGGCCTACCTGTGTGTTACAAGCATCGCGGGCAACGCCACCAGCCCCCTGGTGGACTTCACGCCTCTGCGCATTC TAAAGCCTGACCCTCCGTCAAATGTGTCAGTCCGACCGGTGGAGAGACAGGCGACGAGGATGAAGGTCACCTGGAGTCTCCCGACCTCCTGGAAGTCTCAAGACAACTATTATGAACTAATCTATGAGATCAAATACAAACCTCTCAGGTCCTCGTTTTATCACGAGCAG ATACACAAGATTAAGGGCCAGCGGTCCCACACTATCACTGATGCAATGCCTGGTGTTGAGTACCTGATACAGCTCAGAACTAAGGAGGAGTATGATGGTGTGTGGAGTGACTGGAGCACACCTGTCTGTGCCATTGGTGGGGCAG ATCAAAACGGTGATCTGACTACCACATTG TTTCCAGTCTATATAGACACAGAGGGCTCTGGTCCAGATGGCAGTGTGACTGATG TACCTTCAGTTGCTGCAGTTCCAACAGACTCTGCGGTGGTGTCACCTCACGTCCTGTGGATCTCGGCTTTATTTGTTCTCTTGTCAGTCATTTTGGCTGCCTACATATTCAG ACACAAGGACCGATTCATGTCTAAACTCCAGAGTCTGAGTGTCGTCACCCAGTGTGGAGGCTCACCTCAGCCTCCGCCCTCCGCCCCAACAGCTCCAGAAGGGCAAGCTCTGGTGACCTTTGGCCCTCCAATTTACAATGAACCCCCACCGAGTGAAGTGGAAGAATGgggagaagaaaatgaagaacaCTGCAGGAATGAGAGGATAGAAGCCATGCACTTTAACAACACAAGTTACTTCTTTCTGCAGCAGTACTGA